One genomic region from Solwaraspora sp. WMMD792 encodes:
- a CDS encoding glycosyltransferase family 2 protein codes for MSTPLVSVIVPSYNYADSLAVCLQAIADQTYPAIEVLVVDDRSTDDSVAVAEAQGVRVIALADNGGCGRARNIGVASTSGEILFFVDADVAMAPDAVAEAVAILQAEPGVGAVCGIEDPEPLLHDTAVARYRGLQYHHWSASGEGNVTFLFPAMCAIRRRVYQEVGPFNPALKQTEEVDYGYRLSRRHQLRLTSRVRGRHDHDHQLVPLLRKLFHRARLRIPLYARARRFATGFETASRAWGSLAAAAAVPAVALPVLFGPLWSVVPVGLFAASLAADWSMYALAHRLRGVRFLAFFVAVHFLVNVTITAGVAVGTLQWLVSRPFRQLYDSTFPAEATV; via the coding sequence ATGTCGACTCCACTGGTCTCGGTGATCGTGCCGAGTTACAACTACGCCGACTCACTGGCGGTGTGCCTGCAGGCGATCGCCGACCAGACCTACCCGGCGATCGAGGTACTGGTCGTCGACGACCGCAGCACCGACGACTCGGTGGCGGTCGCCGAGGCGCAGGGCGTACGGGTGATCGCGCTGGCCGACAACGGCGGCTGCGGTCGGGCCCGCAACATCGGCGTCGCCAGCACCAGCGGCGAGATCCTGTTCTTCGTCGACGCCGACGTGGCGATGGCCCCCGACGCGGTCGCCGAGGCGGTGGCCATTCTGCAGGCCGAGCCGGGGGTCGGCGCGGTCTGCGGCATCGAGGACCCGGAGCCGCTGCTGCACGACACCGCCGTCGCCCGCTATCGAGGGCTGCAGTACCACCACTGGTCGGCCAGCGGCGAAGGCAACGTCACCTTCCTGTTCCCGGCGATGTGCGCCATCCGGCGCCGCGTCTATCAGGAGGTGGGGCCGTTCAATCCGGCGCTGAAGCAGACCGAGGAGGTCGACTACGGTTACCGGCTGTCTCGTCGCCACCAGCTCCGGCTGACCTCCCGGGTCCGTGGCCGGCACGACCACGACCACCAGCTGGTGCCGTTGCTGCGCAAACTCTTTCACCGGGCCCGGCTGCGAATCCCGCTGTACGCCCGGGCCCGCCGGTTCGCCACCGGCTTCGAGACGGCGTCGCGGGCCTGGGGCAGCCTGGCGGCGGCCGCCGCGGTGCCGGCGGTGGCGCTGCCGGTGCTGTTCGGTCCGCTGTGGTCGGTGGTGCCCGTCGGGCTGTTCGCCGCGTCGCTCGCCGCCGACTGGTCGATGTACGCTCTGGCGCACCGGCTGCGCGGAGTCCGGTTCCTGGCCTTCTTCGTCGCGGTGCACTTCCTGGTCAATGTGACCATCACGGCGGGAGTGGCGGTCGGTACGCTGCAGTGGCTGGTGTCCCGGCCGTTCCGGCAGCTCTACGACAGCACCTTCCCCGCGGAGGCCACCGTATGA
- a CDS encoding endonuclease/exonuclease/phosphatase family protein, whose translation MTAQAAAAEATAATGGGPAEPRPGPGPWGRWWRRWLGRVFLTGSAVWLAYVLAHRLLSGRVWWWVLAELMPPVMFVAVPLLFATAAAGCRRTRRPAALMCAVSLLAGVGLAGINLPGPLRSAPQVPPDALRVVSWNTGYWHTTDRADDFYQLLRDQRADVYLLQEYIAEVDGVIVPIDDLDRLRREMPGFQVAVIGELVTLSRYPIVDQTPLVADGLPPAPDGFTDFWRYQVLRTDLRVGDRVLSTYNAHLPVPLWAGGPGLFTGEFHRTIREQHQRRVPQFRALAADVAGNDNLVVLAGDLNTSPAMGDLRRLPPGLRDAESVSRSVYLASWPTEQVSSWRLDWALVSAGVTVHRYEFGDARGMSDHRPQSLWVSW comes from the coding sequence ATGACCGCTCAGGCTGCCGCAGCCGAGGCGACGGCGGCCACCGGCGGCGGCCCAGCGGAGCCACGGCCAGGGCCGGGCCCGTGGGGACGCTGGTGGCGCCGCTGGCTCGGCCGGGTGTTCCTGACCGGCTCAGCGGTGTGGCTGGCGTACGTGCTGGCCCACCGACTGCTCAGCGGCCGAGTCTGGTGGTGGGTGCTCGCCGAGCTGATGCCGCCGGTGATGTTCGTCGCCGTACCACTGCTGTTCGCCACGGCGGCGGCCGGCTGCCGGCGGACCCGCCGCCCGGCGGCGCTGATGTGCGCCGTGTCGCTGCTGGCTGGCGTCGGACTGGCCGGAATCAACCTGCCCGGACCGCTGCGGTCGGCGCCGCAGGTGCCGCCGGACGCGCTGCGGGTGGTCTCCTGGAACACCGGATACTGGCACACCACTGACCGGGCCGACGATTTCTACCAGCTGCTGCGGGACCAGCGGGCCGACGTCTACCTGCTGCAGGAGTACATCGCCGAGGTCGACGGCGTGATCGTGCCGATCGACGACCTCGACCGGCTGCGCCGGGAGATGCCGGGTTTTCAGGTGGCGGTCATCGGCGAGCTCGTCACCCTGTCCCGGTACCCGATCGTCGACCAGACGCCGCTGGTGGCCGACGGGCTTCCCCCAGCCCCGGACGGCTTCACCGACTTCTGGCGTTACCAGGTGCTCCGTACCGACCTGCGGGTCGGCGACCGGGTCTTGTCCACCTACAACGCGCACCTGCCGGTACCGTTGTGGGCCGGCGGCCCCGGCCTGTTCACCGGGGAGTTCCACCGGACGATCCGGGAACAGCATCAGCGTCGGGTACCGCAGTTCCGGGCGTTGGCCGCCGACGTGGCGGGCAACGACAACCTGGTGGTGCTGGCCGGGGACCTGAACACCAGTCCGGCAATGGGTGACCTGCGCCGCCTGCCGCCCGGGTTGCGCGACGCCGAGTCGGTCAGCCGGTCCGTCTACCTCGCGTCGTGGCCCACCGAACAGGTGTCGTCCTGGCGACTGGACTGGGCACTGGTCTCCGCCGGAGTCACCGTGCACCGGTACGAGTTCGGCGACGCCCGCGGCATGTCCGACCACCGGCCGCAGTCGCTGTGGGTGTCGTGGTGA
- a CDS encoding glycosyltransferase family 2 protein → MTGYPTVSVVIPTYNKAKTLADCVRAVYRQTHQPVEVIVVDDASTDGSREIAAGLPCRLICLPTNQGVSAARNAGAAAAIGEVLFFVDSDIALAPDAIGNALRVLREHPGCAVVQGIYDAEPLAADGPVEVYKTLFEHYWRRQRDGVADATLFALTAIRRQAFDDVGGFDERLRDAEDIEFGTRLPARYEIRMSADVVGRHDDVDRLRPFLAEHVRRAVSYGALLVGVLVADDRRRVHRADGQRPETARPASGVDVGAVAAMLCCAATAVTLPLAAVAGWLLAVPAATFTAFTLVDGALFRFVRRRKGNRFLVYFVAMHFLMHTTQLAGMTVGFAAGLVRSTRRRPARSTTAPETGR, encoded by the coding sequence GTGACCGGGTACCCGACGGTGTCGGTGGTGATTCCGACGTACAACAAGGCAAAGACCCTGGCCGACTGTGTGCGCGCGGTGTACCGCCAGACCCACCAGCCGGTCGAGGTGATCGTGGTCGACGACGCCAGCACCGACGGATCCCGGGAGATCGCCGCCGGGCTGCCCTGCCGGTTGATCTGCCTGCCCACCAACCAGGGGGTGTCCGCCGCTCGCAACGCCGGTGCGGCGGCTGCCATCGGTGAAGTGCTGTTCTTCGTCGACTCCGACATCGCGCTGGCGCCGGACGCGATCGGCAACGCGCTGCGGGTCCTTCGGGAGCATCCCGGGTGTGCGGTCGTGCAGGGCATCTATGACGCGGAGCCGTTGGCCGCCGACGGCCCGGTGGAGGTCTACAAGACCCTGTTCGAGCACTACTGGCGGCGGCAGCGTGACGGTGTCGCGGACGCGACCTTGTTCGCGTTGACCGCGATCCGGCGGCAGGCGTTCGACGACGTGGGCGGCTTCGACGAGCGGCTGCGGGACGCGGAGGACATCGAGTTCGGCACCCGACTGCCCGCCCGGTACGAGATCCGGATGAGCGCCGACGTGGTGGGCCGGCACGACGACGTCGACCGGCTGCGGCCGTTCCTGGCCGAACACGTCCGCCGAGCGGTCAGCTACGGGGCGTTGCTGGTCGGCGTGCTCGTCGCTGACGACCGGCGTCGGGTGCACCGCGCCGATGGGCAGCGGCCCGAGACCGCGCGCCCCGCTTCGGGCGTCGACGTCGGTGCGGTGGCCGCGATGCTGTGCTGCGCGGCGACTGCCGTGACCCTGCCACTGGCCGCCGTCGCCGGCTGGCTGTTGGCGGTGCCGGCAGCCACCTTCACCGCCTTCACCCTGGTGGACGGGGCCCTGTTCCGCTTCGTTCGGCGCCGGAAGGGAAACCGGTTCCTGGTGTACTTCGTCGCGATGCACTTCCTGATGCACACCACCCAACTCGCGGGGATGACGGTCGGATTCGCCGCCGGCCTGGTGCGCTCGACCCGCCGCCGACCGGCCCGGTCGACGACGGCACCGGAGACGGGCCGATGA
- a CDS encoding lysylphosphatidylglycerol synthase domain-containing protein has translation MTGRTDEAGATVPGRPQSAVPSSGRWGRWLRVANRVFVVGFIALLVVGLIAVLRTQDWAPVRELAGSLDPVAVYLTVGGAFAVNCVGLVLGVLSWRALFVDLGARVDTWTAARIFFVGFLVKFVPGRFVALPVLVRMGKAVDVGPVRLASVFLLSWSIVALTGLTVGIAAGPSVAGGGMWWIAAAALPVAVLLIWPDLLDRGIRLAARVLHRPEPQVRASAGGVRRSILAQALSWIISGHHLWLLAVVAGAPAGRSYLICVAGFALATVTGLLVMVAPDGIGVREAVLALALASVMPLPLAGTVVLASRLVCVCSDIAVGAGGLLLAQYLHRRRKATGAVLTDPVPVR, from the coding sequence ATGACCGGCCGTACCGACGAGGCCGGTGCAACGGTGCCGGGCCGTCCACAGAGCGCCGTGCCGTCATCCGGCCGGTGGGGTCGTTGGTTGCGAGTGGCGAACCGGGTGTTCGTCGTCGGGTTCATCGCCCTGCTGGTGGTCGGACTGATCGCCGTGCTGCGGACCCAGGACTGGGCACCGGTTCGCGAGCTGGCCGGGTCTCTCGACCCGGTCGCCGTCTACCTCACCGTCGGCGGTGCCTTCGCGGTCAACTGCGTCGGACTGGTTCTCGGGGTGCTGTCCTGGCGGGCGCTCTTCGTCGACCTGGGCGCCCGGGTCGACACCTGGACGGCGGCCCGGATCTTCTTCGTCGGCTTCCTCGTCAAGTTCGTGCCCGGGCGCTTCGTCGCGTTGCCGGTGCTGGTTCGGATGGGCAAGGCTGTCGACGTCGGTCCGGTCCGGCTGGCCTCGGTGTTCCTGCTCAGCTGGAGCATCGTCGCGCTCACCGGGCTTACCGTGGGGATCGCCGCCGGCCCTTCGGTCGCCGGCGGCGGGATGTGGTGGATAGCCGCCGCCGCGCTGCCGGTTGCCGTCCTGCTGATCTGGCCCGACCTGCTCGATCGGGGTATCCGGCTGGCCGCCCGGGTGCTGCACCGGCCAGAGCCGCAGGTCCGAGCCTCGGCCGGTGGGGTGCGTCGGTCCATCCTGGCGCAGGCGCTGTCGTGGATCATCTCCGGTCATCACCTGTGGCTGCTGGCGGTCGTCGCCGGGGCACCGGCCGGCCGGTCGTACCTGATCTGCGTCGCCGGGTTCGCGCTGGCCACCGTCACCGGGTTGCTGGTGATGGTCGCGCCGGACGGTATCGGGGTGCGCGAAGCGGTGCTCGCGTTGGCTCTCGCGTCGGTGATGCCGTTGCCGCTGGCCGGCACCGTGGTGCTGGCCAGCCGGTTGGTCTGTGTGTGCAGCGACATCGCGGTCGGAGCCGGCGGGCTGCTCCTCGCCCAGTACCTGCACCGGCGGCGAAAGGCGACCGGCGCCGTGCTCACCGACCCGGTACCGGTGCGCTGA